atatgtaaaaaaaaaccattaaatCAGTTCTGTAATGGCGATAATctgattaaatttacaaaatggaatgagTTTACATAAGACCGTGCTGTTACatataaagttatataaatcaaatttcaGTATtccaattgtattttttaattctacaaATATGTACCGTAACTACTGCACCATGTGtcatatgtattatttttccataaaacattgaatttttttttattctaaaatattttttgcttacTATATgagtatgttaaaaatatcgtATTCACACCCACATTcacaaataaattagtatttttaattactcaaACGAATTTTCGCATCAGAATGATCCCAAAAACCACCGTTAAACATTTACCattcaaataaatcaataatattgGGATCCACCCACCCACAATCatcaatcaaattattatttcgcattgaaataaaattaatttactaagTTGCCATTTTCAATAATGagcgtttttaaaaatactaataaagtAATACATGCCCATAGGGATAAAGTaacctattttttaaaatggcgCTCACAGTGCTATGAGTagtaccttttttatttcaactccAAAAGTCTATGGAAAGTATTGAGCAAGAAAAATATACCGGTCAATAAATACATGGCCGGTGCAAAATTTCTACCTCCGTGCAAATTACCTTAATTACTAAACAACCTTCAATAAGTACCAACCGTATGCGCAGTCTTCTAGTTACCCGTCATATTTGGGATTGACTTCttgaataatgtatgtataagacaaataattacaaactATTTCTTTATACCTTAGTCGGCCTGGgtattccttatttatttgatttcaaaattacatacaaataatcacgtccttttctcttacggggtagacaaagctaacagtATAGAAAAGAGTGAAAAGGCCGCGATCTGCGGTATAGCTTAATGACGGAATTAAGATCTAAATTGCGACAGGAAGACCATCCTTTTAAGAGAAGAGAGAGGagagtttattagcctttccctttatagacttacaaactgcACGGAACTGCacgttttttctttgctaccagaccagcatggaatgTAGACTACATTCATTTCACATTCGTCCAACGAAATcgaaagaattatgaatgagaCCGACAAAACAacggttttataaaaaaaaccttttaagACTGGAGACAATCAAATATGGCAATTACTTTTAGCCCTATCTGAGGCGTTAGTAGTAATTTCTTAACTTACATACCGCATCAGAATAGTGTGAAATCTCTGgcatttttaacaatatacaACCGTTAGTGAgtgtacaataataataaatatttgtgagCTACTTCGGTGGAGAAATATGGCGCTCTATGATtaattacctaaataaatttataaacatcgcttatttaaacataacggatattttttgttagcGACCATGATATGGTTGagacatactcgtatatcaacatacatacggCCGAATCCTCCcaaacaaatttcaaaaacaaactGCGACGAATTACGAAAAATAAACCGGATgtcaaaaaatactgaaagctaaataaaagttaactaAAACGAGTACTAGCTAATCTACACTACACATCAATACAAAAGTTTAtttcgataatttttattatttttaacttttataaaaacctaacaCTTATAAATTGACATTAGAaacacaaaacagacagaagAAAATAATCGAGCATGGCTACAATAAATTTCACACATAATTCACTTTctatagttttaattataataaaaatacttaaaatttactCAATCATAAGACAAATTATACTCCCAGGTATATCATCAATACTAAATCGTAAAAAAAGACTTTCATGATCTCTCACATCATACCCGATGTCAAAAACAACATCGATTTAACTATTATCACTATCAGTGATAGAACTCGTCATTCTGATCACAGGATTCTGAGTGGAGTCGCTCGAGTCACACTCCACCATCAAAATCTCATCTGGACTCTCATTCCTGTCAGAATTGCTCTCCGTATACGTCCCAGTTGGAGATTTATCTTCTATCACTGCCTTGAGATAAGACTCTCTGTCCATAGACGCCGCATCTCTAGCTAACGACAAAACATCTAAAGACATCATGCTTTTAGATTTCTCAGTTTTACTTATCGGAGGATTACTATGCTCGAAAACGACCTCTCTACTAATAGACTTGGTTCTTGACAAATTCGTTTCGGTTTTCCACGAGTCGCttggaggttgtatatatttgCTGCCGGTGTTGGTACTGGTTGTTGGGGCGCTCGAGTTCCTCGGGGAACTGGCTGTGAATTTGGATCTCTTCTGTTGGTTGTTCTCCTTCATCATGAGCAACTGGTCCAGCTTGTTGATTGTTTCATTCAGCTCTAACGCCCAGGCTTCATCAGTTTCTACGTCGCTTCTATCTATAGGTTTCAAAGCTAGTTCCCTCACGCGCAATCTTAGCTCTTGAAGACTAGATTCATCGTCCTTTTCATGTTCTGTTGCCATTTCATCATGTATAGGGTCCCTTTCGGCCCCGACGCCTGGCTCTCTGGGTCCCACCGGGACCGTGTCCTTCCCCGGTGGATATTCACCCCGGCGTCTGTGAATCTCTTCGGATATTTCCTCTAAGGCTTTCAAGGACTTGGAGTATCGGAACTTGGCGTCGGCTATGAGACGCTGTAGTTTCTCAATCTTCTCGTTCTGCGTCTGCAGTTGCTCGTCGCAAAGCTTTTTCTCATCGAAATAAAGGCGGGATTTTATGATGTTGCGTTTTAAGTTTTCCTCTAACTGGGTCGCCTGGCaaataaatgtcaaaattaCTCGCAATTTAGGGTATTGggtttaatttgttaaatatgCCCAACAAACACATGTGTATAAATTCCAAAATGTACAGAGGAAGGTAACCACTCCTTGTCCCAGAACTTAGCCGTTTGTCCAGTTACATCTTTTCTAGAGAGGAATTGAGGCTTCACCTTTGACTAAAGCCTTtgagtaaaaaatacaaaaaccgATCAtctaaaaaaacaatgttggCATACCTTTCTTTCGGCCGCAATATACGCTGCTGCCTTTTTCTGATGCTCGCGACCGCTCTCCGCCTTCCTCTTCTCAGCGTCCATTACCTGGAAttcaaaatacaatacaaattttaatggtAAGACAGATTGTTTATACAATGAAGGATATTATATAGCACATAAAAACAAAGCAAACCAATCTTATATTGCTAAACTATTATGAGATTACGTCACATCTTTGGAAACTGCACATTCTGCATATTTTGGATTGCACTGCGTGCGTACAAAGAGCAACTACATCTTCAACTAGACAAAATCTTTAATACATAGATGATGGACACAAAAACACTTTGAAATAAACTATTTCCAACTTACATTTTttggataaatatttaaaaacagacATAAAgatgatgtgccgtgtggttcccggcaccaatacaaaaaagaatacgaccactccatctctttcccatggatgtcgtaaaaggcgactaagggataggcttacaaacttgggattcttcctttaggcggtgggctagcaacctgtcactatttgaatctcaattctatcattaagccaaatagctgaacgtggccattcagtcttttcaagactgttggctctgtctagcccacaagggatatagacgtgaccatatgtatgtataaagatgATGTATGAAGGAGTATGACCGGCGTGTCTATAGCATTTGCGTAGGTGCTTTATATCAGTCCAAATTATATTCCAGGCCACTTACCTTGATGATGGCATGGTTGAGGACCTCCTGCCAGTTGCTGTCGAACTGCCACTCGTCCTGCTTGCTCACGAACCGCTGCTCAGCCAGGGTCACTGTCTCTTTGGCGGCTGCGTGTAGCTCTGTGACAAGGAGTTGATCATAGGACCAGGATACAATCTGACGCGACCATGTGACTctattttgtctgtatgtaacCTCTTTACGCATAAGAAAGTATAGATAAATTCAACGCATAAGTAGCATCATGACAAAGTCGGAGTATCTgtgatttcttccagtcaacatacatacatacatatggtcacgtctatatcccttgcggggtagacagagccaacagtcttgaaaagaatgaatggccacgttcagctatttggcctaatgatagaattgagattcaaatagtgacaggttgctagcccatcgcctaaaaaagaatcccaagtttgtaagcctatcccttagtagccttttacgacatccatgggaaagagatggagtggtcctattcttttggtattggtgccgggaaccacacggcaaattcattatacatattattataataatattccaGTCAAACggattgaaattaaaattttctgctTATGAAACGGGTAGCGTAATTAATGAATACTTAGTATAAAAGTACATATTACATTTAGGTATTGATGtacaatattta
This is a stretch of genomic DNA from Amyelois transitella isolate CPQ chromosome 5, ilAmyTran1.1, whole genome shotgun sequence. It encodes these proteins:
- the LOC106138663 gene encoding SH3 domain-binding protein 5 homolog isoform X3; the protein is MKTFHILLNETSRRLQALTKRLGTCVDKSRPYYEAVNVAATARAECQKAAVQFQRASELHAAAKETVTLAEQRFVSKQDEWQFDSNWQEVLNHAIIKVMDAEKRKAESGREHQKKAAAYIAAERKATQLEENLKRNIIKSRLYFDEKKLCDEQLQTQNEKIEKLQRLIADAKFRYSKSLKALEEISEEIHRRRGEYPPGKDTVPVGPREPGVGAERDPIHDEMATEHEKDDESSLQELRLRVRELALKPIDRSDVETDEAWALELNETINKLDQLLMMKENNQQKRSKFTASSPRNSSAPTTSTNTGSKYIQPPSDSWKTETNLSRTKSISREVVFEHSNPPISKTEKSKSMMSLDVLSLARDAASMDRESYLKAVIEDKSPTGTYTESNSDRNESPDEILMVECDSSDSTQNPVIRMTSSITDSDNS
- the LOC106138663 gene encoding SH3 domain-binding protein 5 homolog isoform X1, producing MEESSFTIPAEDNGDSELDPRIQVELEKLNAATDEINKLELELDESMKTFHILLNETSRRLQALTKRLGTCVDKSRPYYEAVNVAATARAECQKAAVQFQRASELHAAAKETVTLAEQRFVSKQDEWQFDSNWQEVLNHAIIKVMDAEKRKAESGREHQKKAAAYIAAERKATQLEENLKRNIIKSRLYFDEKKLCDEQLQTQNEKIEKLQRLIADAKFRYSKSLKALEEISEEIHRRRGEYPPGKDTVPVGPREPGVGAERDPIHDEMATEHEKDDESSLQELRLRVRELALKPIDRSDVETDEAWALELNETINKLDQLLMMKENNQQKRSKFTASSPRNSSAPTTSTNTGSKYIQPPSDSWKTETNLSRTKSISREVVFEHSNPPISKTEKSKSMMSLDVLSLARDAASMDRESYLKAVIEDKSPTGTYTESNSDRNESPDEILMVECDSSDSTQNPVIRMTSSITDSDNS
- the LOC106138663 gene encoding SH3 domain-binding protein 5 homolog isoform X2, with the translated sequence MSEFSDNCLAKYRLFPVPSCCLLLPYACEYYESMKTFHILLNETSRRLQALTKRLGTCVDKSRPYYEAVNVAATARAECQKAAVQFQRASELHAAAKETVTLAEQRFVSKQDEWQFDSNWQEVLNHAIIKVMDAEKRKAESGREHQKKAAAYIAAERKATQLEENLKRNIIKSRLYFDEKKLCDEQLQTQNEKIEKLQRLIADAKFRYSKSLKALEEISEEIHRRRGEYPPGKDTVPVGPREPGVGAERDPIHDEMATEHEKDDESSLQELRLRVRELALKPIDRSDVETDEAWALELNETINKLDQLLMMKENNQQKRSKFTASSPRNSSAPTTSTNTGSKYIQPPSDSWKTETNLSRTKSISREVVFEHSNPPISKTEKSKSMMSLDVLSLARDAASMDRESYLKAVIEDKSPTGTYTESNSDRNESPDEILMVECDSSDSTQNPVIRMTSSITDSDNS